In Xanthomonas theicola, a single genomic region encodes these proteins:
- a CDS encoding UDP-N-acetylmuramoyl-L-alanyl-D-glutamate--2,6-diaminopimelate ligase yields MSRVLPLAHLLPDLALAGEVAVSGLAMDSRQVRPGDAFVAIAGFGAHGLGFAAQARANGAAAVLFEPPAPADLPAPADAIAVPGLRARLGAMADRFHGHPSQAMTMVGVTGTNGKTSTVQLLVQAWQCLGTRSGSIGTLGAGLYGDVVPTGFTTPLVLHTHALLAQLRDAGAQAVAMEVSSHALDQGRVDAVHFDVAVFTNLTRDHLDYHGDMAGYGAAKARLFATPGLKAAVLNADDAFGRALLATLDPALRRIGVSSRGHAGAMLRAEALRLDVRGIGFELAIDGARHAVQSALLGRFNVDNLLAVAGALHALDVAPARIAATLSQLQPIRGRMHRLGGAHAQPLVVVDYAHTPDALEQALDSLRGHAHGRLLCVFGCGGERDAGKRPQMAAIAQRLADAVIVTDDNPRGEDGDRIVADILVGFSDMHAVRVQRDRAQAIARAVGEAGSEDIVLIAGKGHEPYQEIAGIKHRFDDSEIAAQALQARAAQASQIQAGERAR; encoded by the coding sequence GTGAGCCGCGTGTTGCCGCTGGCGCACCTGCTGCCGGACCTGGCGCTGGCTGGCGAGGTGGCCGTGTCCGGGCTGGCGATGGACAGCCGCCAGGTACGGCCCGGCGACGCGTTCGTGGCGATCGCCGGCTTCGGCGCGCACGGGCTCGGCTTCGCCGCGCAGGCGCGCGCCAACGGGGCCGCGGCGGTCCTGTTCGAGCCGCCGGCGCCGGCCGACCTGCCGGCGCCGGCCGACGCGATCGCGGTGCCGGGCCTGCGCGCGCGCCTGGGCGCGATGGCCGACCGGTTCCACGGCCATCCGTCGCAGGCGATGACGATGGTCGGGGTCACCGGCACCAACGGCAAGACCTCCACCGTGCAACTGCTGGTCCAGGCCTGGCAGTGCCTGGGCACGCGCAGCGGCAGCATCGGCACGCTCGGCGCCGGCCTGTACGGCGACGTGGTGCCGACCGGCTTCACCACGCCGCTGGTGCTGCACACGCATGCGCTGCTGGCGCAGCTGCGCGATGCCGGCGCGCAGGCGGTGGCGATGGAGGTGAGTTCGCATGCGCTGGACCAGGGCCGCGTGGATGCGGTGCATTTCGATGTCGCGGTGTTCACCAATCTCACCCGTGACCATCTGGACTACCACGGCGACATGGCCGGCTACGGCGCGGCCAAGGCGCGCCTGTTTGCCACGCCGGGGCTGAAGGCGGCGGTGCTCAATGCCGACGACGCGTTCGGCCGCGCGCTGCTGGCGACGCTGGACCCGGCGCTGCGCCGCATCGGGGTCAGCTCGCGCGGCCATGCCGGCGCGATGCTGCGTGCCGAGGCGCTGCGCCTGGACGTGCGCGGCATCGGCTTCGAGCTGGCGATCGACGGTGCGCGCCATGCGGTGCAGTCGGCGCTGCTCGGCCGCTTCAACGTCGACAACCTGCTGGCGGTGGCCGGCGCGCTGCATGCGCTGGACGTGGCGCCGGCGCGCATCGCCGCGACGCTGTCGCAGCTGCAGCCGATCCGCGGGCGCATGCACCGTCTCGGCGGCGCGCACGCGCAACCGCTGGTGGTGGTGGACTATGCGCATACCCCGGACGCGCTGGAGCAGGCGCTGGACAGCCTGCGCGGCCACGCGCACGGTCGTCTGCTGTGCGTGTTCGGCTGTGGCGGCGAGCGCGACGCCGGCAAGCGTCCACAGATGGCGGCGATCGCGCAACGCCTGGCCGACGCGGTGATCGTCACCGACGACAATCCGCGCGGCGAGGACGGCGACCGCATCGTCGCCGACATCCTGGTCGGGTTCAGCGACATGCACGCGGTGCGCGTGCAGCGCGACCGCGCGCAGGCCATCGCCCGCGCGGTCGGCGAGGCCGGCAGCGAGGACATCGTGCTGATCGCCGGCAAGGGCCACGAGCCGTACCAGGAGATAGCCGGCATCAAGCATCGGTTCGACGACAGCGAGATCGCCGCGCAGGCGCTGCAGGCGCGTGCCGCACAGGCCAGCCAAATACAGGCCGGAGAGCGCGCGCGATGA
- a CDS encoding peptidoglycan D,D-transpeptidase FtsI family protein, with amino-acid sequence MSKTGRNRARSHFNLRGRLVLVGAALSLCSVTLIGRAAYVQLINSDFYQRQGEARYLRELPIATSRGMITDRNGEPLAVSTPVESIWANPQELLRNPDRIPQLAQALELPSDELAAKLSQKTDKEFMYLKRRINPDKAHAVVALGIPGVFSQREFRRFYPQGEAMAHVLGFTNIDDRGQEGLELAFDEWLRGKPGSKRVIRDRKGAIVESIDLVKPAQPGKDLTLSIDRRIQFLAYKELRKALEDNKAAAGSIVILDVASGEVLAMVNLPTYNPNSVSGVNSDARRNRAVTDLVEPGSTMKPLTVATALQVGVVTPNTLIDTNPGYMSLGRYTIRDVPRNNGVLNVTGVITRSSNIGAAKIVAKLDDQAFYQSVRKFGYGAAPHSGFPGESAGVVSHPGSPSWYGTTKTTMSYGYGLSVTPLQIATAYTALGNNGKLMQPTFVKGQHQEVREVISPQVAREVVSMMETVVTQGGAKGAAVLGYHVAGKTGTARLNGPGGYIRGHYNALFAGLVPATNPRFATVIVINDPQGAKYYGGLVSAPVFHNVMEGALRLMDVPPDDIQAWLAAQAAGKSGHAPPPAPVEPDPAIVPDAAAEVDAALPSAHASAPPAALPAPLQETRQ; translated from the coding sequence ATGAGCAAGACCGGCCGCAACCGCGCGCGCAGCCACTTCAACCTGCGCGGCCGCCTGGTCCTGGTTGGCGCGGCGCTGAGCCTGTGCTCGGTCACGCTGATCGGCCGCGCCGCCTACGTGCAGCTGATCAACAGCGATTTCTACCAGCGCCAGGGCGAGGCGCGCTATCTGCGCGAGCTGCCGATCGCCACTTCGCGCGGCATGATCACCGACCGCAACGGCGAGCCGCTGGCGGTATCCACGCCGGTGGAGTCGATCTGGGCCAATCCGCAGGAACTGCTGCGCAATCCCGATCGCATCCCGCAGCTGGCGCAGGCGCTGGAACTGCCGAGCGACGAACTGGCCGCCAAGCTGTCGCAGAAGACGGACAAGGAATTCATGTACCTCAAGCGCCGGATCAATCCGGACAAGGCGCATGCGGTGGTCGCGCTGGGCATCCCGGGCGTGTTCTCGCAGCGCGAGTTCCGCCGCTTCTATCCGCAGGGCGAAGCGATGGCGCACGTGCTCGGCTTCACTAACATCGACGACCGCGGCCAGGAAGGACTGGAACTGGCGTTCGACGAATGGCTGCGCGGCAAGCCCGGCTCCAAGCGGGTGATCCGCGACCGCAAGGGCGCGATCGTGGAGAGCATCGACCTGGTCAAGCCGGCCCAGCCGGGCAAGGACCTGACCTTGAGCATCGACCGCCGCATCCAGTTCCTGGCCTACAAGGAGCTGCGCAAGGCCCTGGAAGACAACAAGGCCGCGGCCGGCTCGATCGTGATCCTGGACGTGGCCAGCGGCGAAGTGTTGGCGATGGTCAACCTGCCGACCTACAACCCGAATTCGGTCAGCGGGGTTAATTCCGATGCGCGCCGCAACCGCGCGGTCACCGATCTGGTCGAGCCGGGTTCGACGATGAAGCCGCTGACGGTGGCCACCGCGCTGCAGGTCGGGGTGGTCACGCCGAACACGCTCATCGACACCAATCCCGGCTACATGAGCCTGGGGCGGTACACGATCCGCGACGTGCCGCGCAACAACGGCGTGCTCAACGTCACCGGGGTGATCACGCGCAGTTCCAACATCGGCGCCGCCAAGATCGTCGCCAAGCTGGACGACCAGGCGTTCTACCAGTCGGTGCGCAAGTTCGGCTACGGCGCCGCGCCGCACAGCGGGTTCCCCGGCGAATCGGCCGGCGTCGTGTCGCATCCCGGCAGCCCGAGCTGGTACGGCACCACCAAGACCACGATGTCCTATGGCTACGGCCTTTCGGTGACGCCGCTGCAGATCGCCACCGCCTACACCGCACTGGGCAACAACGGCAAGTTGATGCAGCCGACCTTCGTCAAGGGCCAGCACCAGGAAGTGCGCGAGGTGATCAGCCCGCAAGTGGCCCGGGAAGTGGTGTCGATGATGGAGACCGTGGTGACCCAGGGCGGCGCCAAGGGCGCGGCGGTGCTCGGCTACCATGTCGCCGGCAAGACCGGCACGGCGCGCCTGAACGGCCCCGGCGGCTATATCCGCGGTCACTACAACGCGCTGTTCGCCGGGCTGGTGCCGGCGACCAACCCACGCTTCGCCACGGTCATCGTGATCAACGATCCGCAGGGCGCCAAGTACTACGGCGGCCTGGTCTCCGCGCCGGTGTTCCACAACGTGATGGAAGGCGCGCTGCGGCTGATGGACGTACCGCCGGACGACATCCAGGCGTGGCTGGCGGCGCAGGCGGCCGGCAAGAGCGGTCATGCGCCGCCGCCGGCGCCGGTGGAGCCGGATCCGGCCATCGTTCCCGACGCCGCGGCGGAAGTGGACGCCGCCTTGCCCAGCGCGCACGCGTCCGCGCCGCCGGCTGCGCTGCCGGCGCCACTGCAGGAGACCCGCCAGTGA
- the ftsL gene encoding cell division protein FtsL has protein sequence MSRLLLIVLLACTVASAIGVVYMRHRHRQLFVELSRLEHSRDELNIEFGRLQLEQATWAESNRVDQVARGRLGMKFPETGDIVVVRP, from the coding sequence ATGAGCCGTCTGCTGCTCATCGTTCTGTTGGCCTGCACCGTCGCCTCGGCGATCGGCGTGGTGTACATGCGCCATCGCCACCGCCAGCTGTTCGTCGAGCTGTCGCGGCTGGAGCACAGCCGCGACGAACTGAACATCGAATTCGGCCGGCTGCAGCTGGAGCAGGCGACCTGGGCGGAAAGCAATCGCGTCGACCAGGTCGCGCGCGGGCGGCTGGGCATGAAGTTTCCGGAAACCGGCGACATCGTGGTGGTGCGGCCATGA
- the rsmH gene encoding 16S rRNA (cytosine(1402)-N(4))-methyltransferase RsmH: MRGQAQAGHLPVSQPSAAHVPVLFAQVMDGLQVIEDGLYLDGTFGRGGHARGVLHELGPGGRLLVMDKDPEAIAEAEHAFGGDARVSIRRGSFAELGQWDAAADLDGVLFDLGVSSPQLDVAERGFSFGKDGPLDMRMDPDAGESAAQWLARAAERDIADVLWTYGDERQSRRIARAIVARRAAQPLTRTAPLAELIASVMPRGDGKTHPATRSFQAIRIHINRELADLQAGLDAALAKLKPGGRLAVISFHSLEDRIVKQFMNRHAKAPPSNRRLPEAQPFVPALQLHGGAIKADAAELAGNPRARSAVLRVAEKLSGLGTWDSGRDRSNSSSGGGDRSTRGSGFSRVPSPGSRVPAQLQRSAP; encoded by the coding sequence ATGCGCGGACAGGCGCAGGCCGGTCACCTCCCGGTGTCGCAACCGTCGGCGGCGCACGTGCCGGTGTTGTTCGCGCAGGTCATGGACGGGCTGCAGGTGATCGAAGACGGACTCTATCTGGATGGCACGTTCGGGCGTGGCGGACACGCGCGCGGGGTGCTGCACGAACTCGGCCCGGGAGGCCGGCTGCTGGTGATGGACAAGGACCCCGAGGCGATCGCCGAAGCCGAACATGCGTTCGGCGGCGACGCGCGCGTGAGCATCCGCCGCGGCAGCTTCGCCGAACTGGGGCAGTGGGACGCCGCCGCCGACCTGGACGGGGTGTTGTTCGACCTGGGCGTGTCCTCGCCGCAGCTGGACGTGGCCGAGCGCGGTTTCTCGTTCGGCAAGGACGGCCCGCTGGACATGCGCATGGACCCGGACGCCGGCGAGAGCGCCGCGCAGTGGCTGGCGCGCGCCGCCGAGCGCGACATCGCCGACGTGCTGTGGACCTACGGCGACGAGCGCCAGAGCCGGCGCATCGCCCGCGCGATCGTGGCGCGCCGCGCCGCGCAGCCGCTGACCCGCACCGCGCCGCTGGCCGAGCTGATCGCCAGCGTGATGCCGCGCGGCGACGGCAAGACCCATCCGGCCACGCGCAGCTTCCAGGCGATCCGCATCCACATCAACCGCGAGCTGGCCGACCTGCAAGCCGGGCTGGACGCGGCGCTGGCCAAGCTCAAGCCGGGCGGCCGGCTGGCGGTGATCAGCTTCCATTCGCTGGAAGACCGCATCGTCAAGCAGTTCATGAACCGCCACGCCAAGGCCCCGCCGAGCAACCGCCGCCTGCCCGAGGCGCAGCCGTTCGTGCCGGCGCTGCAACTGCACGGCGGCGCGATCAAGGCCGACGCCGCCGAACTGGCCGGCAACCCGCGCGCGCGCAGCGCGGTGCTGCGGGTGGCCGAAAAATTGTCGGGACTCGGGACCTGGGACTCGGGACGCGATAGAAGCAACAGCAGCAGTGGCGGCGGTGATCGGTCGACGCGCGGCTCGGGCTTTTCGCGAGTCCCCAGTCCCGGGTCCCGAGTCCCGGCGCAGCTCCAAAGGAGCGCGCCATGA
- a CDS encoding division/cell wall cluster transcriptional repressor MraZ: protein MAVPTAYRDLVARASGNRLVLTYNPFEAGCLWLYAEKEWERVRDDVMAKPNTQRVVRVLQQKLVGSSAALELDANSRITIPPSHRAAVGVEKRAVLLGMGDKFELWSEQAHRALIQQTLSDQDLGDGLLDLKL, encoded by the coding sequence ATGGCGGTTCCCACCGCGTACCGCGACCTCGTCGCGCGTGCGAGCGGCAATCGGCTGGTGCTGACCTACAACCCGTTCGAGGCCGGATGCCTGTGGCTATACGCGGAGAAGGAGTGGGAGCGGGTCCGTGACGACGTCATGGCCAAGCCCAACACCCAGCGCGTGGTGCGGGTGCTGCAGCAGAAGCTGGTGGGTTCCTCGGCCGCGCTGGAGCTGGACGCCAACAGCCGCATCACCATTCCGCCGAGCCATCGCGCCGCGGTGGGCGTTGAAAAGCGCGCTGTGCTGTTGGGCATGGGCGACAAGTTCGAACTGTGGAGCGAGCAGGCTCATCGCGCACTGATCCAGCAGACGTTGTCTGACCAGGATCTGGGCGATGGATTGCTCGATCTGAAGTTGTGA
- a CDS encoding NRDE family protein codes for MCLVALALQSHPRWRLLLVGNRDEFHARPTAPLQRWPAPAQRVLAGRDLRSGGSWVGLDDAGRCTVVTNVRDPLASMSGASRGALVADYLAGAAPAAAFAEALATRADAYPPFNLLLADADGAEYLGNHPLARRRLGRGIHGMSNGALDAPWPKTVRLCEALAGWIAAGDEDLTVLWRALADETIAAEAQLPDTGVGLALERRLSPAFIRGHDYGTRASTIVAVDGGGRGWIHERRFGVDGVFLGETRLKVLGTGDPGLGTR; via the coding sequence ATGTGCCTGGTCGCCCTCGCCCTCCAATCGCACCCGCGCTGGCGCCTGCTGCTGGTCGGCAACCGCGACGAATTCCACGCCCGTCCGACCGCGCCGCTGCAGCGCTGGCCGGCCCCGGCACAGCGCGTGCTGGCCGGGCGCGACCTGCGTTCCGGCGGCAGTTGGGTGGGCCTGGACGACGCCGGCCGCTGCACGGTGGTGACCAACGTGCGCGACCCGCTGGCGTCGATGTCCGGCGCCTCGCGGGGCGCGCTGGTCGCCGACTACCTGGCCGGTGCCGCGCCGGCGGCCGCGTTCGCCGAGGCCCTGGCGACGCGCGCCGACGCCTACCCGCCGTTCAACCTGCTGCTGGCCGACGCCGACGGTGCCGAATACCTGGGCAACCACCCGCTTGCCCGGCGGCGCCTGGGCCGCGGCATCCACGGCATGTCCAATGGGGCACTGGACGCGCCCTGGCCGAAGACCGTGCGCCTGTGCGAAGCGCTGGCAGGCTGGATCGCCGCGGGCGACGAAGACCTGACCGTGCTGTGGCGCGCGTTGGCCGACGAGACCATCGCCGCCGAGGCGCAGCTGCCCGACACCGGCGTGGGCCTGGCGCTGGAGCGGCGCCTGTCGCCGGCCTTCATCCGCGGCCACGACTACGGCACCCGCGCCAGCACCATCGTCGCGGTGGACGGCGGCGGACGCGGCTGGATCCACGAGCGCCGTTTCGGCGTCGATGGGGTGTTCTTGGGGGAGACGCGGCTGAAGGTGCTCGGGACTGGGGACCCGGGACTCGGGACCCGGTAA
- a CDS encoding trypsin-like serine peptidase, producing MRAAVSASFVDANPDDGDPPQTQNLAVVLGKNPGAEWKIVTGAVAAPKTDPSVPVPGFSAAGHLGVVFFRANGIDQRCTGNAVVSDSGNVVATSGRCVSALPGTVVSKLVFVPGYNGTAPYGVWAATTITADKDWVVGRAVDYDTAFFQVQAPLALRQSGATLSSTVGASGVLFAGQQDDNEYRATGYNTDPGADANKPVSVTSTAEPNPWMNKDYAIEGLEWDARSGVSGSPWVSTDEDPVRDVEVGMTSFAYKQFIHSSFGPQWTSAISNLYQTAAAAK from the coding sequence ATGCGCGCCGCGGTTTCCGCATCGTTCGTCGATGCCAACCCGGACGACGGCGACCCGCCCCAGACACAGAATTTAGCCGTGGTCCTTGGTAAAAACCCGGGCGCAGAATGGAAGATAGTGACAGGTGCGGTGGCGGCGCCGAAGACGGATCCGTCCGTGCCGGTTCCCGGGTTCTCCGCCGCTGGTCACCTCGGCGTGGTCTTCTTTCGGGCGAACGGCATAGACCAGCGCTGCACTGGCAACGCGGTCGTCTCCGACTCCGGGAACGTCGTCGCCACTTCCGGGCGCTGCGTCTCCGCCCTACCGGGTACGGTCGTGTCAAAATTGGTGTTCGTGCCCGGCTACAACGGCACCGCCCCCTATGGGGTGTGGGCCGCGACGACCATCACGGCCGATAAAGATTGGGTCGTGGGCCGAGCCGTCGACTATGACACGGCGTTCTTCCAGGTGCAGGCCCCCCTGGCACTGAGGCAGTCCGGCGCGACGCTGTCGAGCACTGTCGGGGCGTCTGGCGTTCTCTTTGCCGGTCAGCAGGACGACAACGAATATCGGGCGACCGGCTACAACACCGACCCCGGTGCCGATGCGAACAAGCCTGTCAGCGTGACCAGCACCGCAGAGCCGAACCCGTGGATGAACAAGGACTACGCCATCGAGGGCCTGGAGTGGGACGCACGCTCCGGCGTCAGCGGCTCACCCTGGGTCTCGACGGACGAGGATCCCGTGCGGGACGTCGAGGTCGGCATGACCTCGTTTGCCTACAAGCAGTTCATCCACTCCTCGTTCGGTCCGCAGTGGACGTCAGCGATCAGTAACCTGTATCAGACGGCGGCGGCGGCTAAATAG